In the genome of Anas platyrhynchos isolate ZD024472 breed Pekin duck chromosome 23, IASCAAS_PekinDuck_T2T, whole genome shotgun sequence, one region contains:
- the LOC106020034 gene encoding disintegrin and metalloproteinase domain-containing protein 32-like, with product MGPCVVLLAVLCSRALSQVTVPLQLPRNTTGESGTLSYVLAIEGRPYTIHLQQHLFIPDDFRFYMSNEMESFKTDLTHIKGNCFYRGYIEGVPGSAVTLSTCSGLRGLLQFENASYGIEPLVNSPIFEHFVHQMSNENTAGFLFAKSRAESGARPAAHEMVLKIVYGEPALSAVRSPKYFEVYAVLDKALYNYMGSDKKVATWKIIQIFNLVNNIFNPLNVTVVLSSLEFWIEENKISTAGEADELLQRFLERQQPYLALRSYDIACLFVYRDRASFAGATVPGKACQRDAAGAVAVYQRSVTLESFSVLLAQMLARSLGMSYDNNRSCHCPGHICVMNSEALRVGGAKAFSSCSIGDFESFLQLDAGDCLFDRPRLAGLSYRQAAACGNGVVERGEQCDCGSETACLKDKCCTKTCRFKPGVKCSSGLCCDGCQFKAKNSLCRPPADVQCDLAEYCDGSSASCPPDLYVQDGHDCEHGTGYCYKGRCQSADLQCRRLYGTGSKSAPVACYEEVNSQRDRFGHCGVHSRYGYRACMWRNLRCGKLICTYPYSTPFATDAAAVLYVQVREHLCISLDYLNVPARLDPLMIPPGTKCGSGKVCINNTCHPHSVLGSGCNSEVECHGHGVCTNQRRCHCHAGWKPPDCSRRGSALGGRADGGPGPAERGPPALRDAARTWPLLPACLLPPALAVAALLLLLRREARGWRGVRGGQ from the exons ATGGGGCCGTGCGTGGTGCTGCTGGCGGTGCTGT gtTCACGGGCACTGTCGCAAGTCACAGTCCCGCTGCAACTACCCCGAAACACAACGGGAGAGTCG GGCACGCTGTCCTACGTCCTCGCGATAGAGGGGAGGCCGTACACCAttcacctgcagcagca tctcTTTATACCTGATGATTTCAGGTTTTATATGTCTAATGAGATGGAgtcttttaaaactgatttgACCCATATCAAG GGCAACTGCTTCTACCGCGGGTACATCGAGGGTGTCCCCGGCTCGGCGGTGACTCTCAGCACCTGCTCCGGGCTCAG GGGCTTGCTGCAGTTTGAGAACGCCAGCTACGGGATCGAGCCGCTGGTTAATTCACCCATCTTTGAGCACTTTGTTCATCAGATGAGCAACGAGAACACTGCGGGCTTCCTCTTTGCAAAGAGCCGCGCCGAGAGCGGGGCCCGGCCGGCAGCGCACGAGATGGTGCTGAAGATCGTGTATGGTGAA ccAGCACTATCTGCAGTACGGTCTCCTAAGTACTTTGAGGTGTATGCGGTTTTGGACAAGGCTTTG TACAATTATATGGGCTCAGACAAGAAAGTTGCAACATGGAAGATAATCCAGATTTTCAATTTAGTCAACAAT atttttaaccCTCTGAACGTGACCGTTGTTCTGTCCTCCCTGGAGTTCTGGATAGAGGAGAATAAAATCTCCACGGCAGGGGAAGCCGATGAACTTCTGCAGAGATTTTTGGAGCGGCAGCAGCCGTACCTCGCTCTGCGGTCGTATGACATCGCCTGCCTCTTTGT GTACCGGGACCGAGCTTCCTTCGCGGGTGCGACCGTTCCGGGCAAGGCGTGCCAGAGGGATGCTGCGGGTGCAGTGGCCGTG TACCAGCGCAGCGTGACCCTGGAGTCGTTCTCCGTCCTCCTGGCCCAGATGCTGGCCCGCAGCTTGGGCATGAGCTACGACAACAACAGGAGCTGCCACTGCCCCGGGCACATCTGCGTGATGAACTCGGAGGCGCT ACGTGTCGGTGGGGCAAAAGCCTTTAGCAGCTGCAGCATTGGAGACTTTGAGAGCTTCCTCCAGCTGGACGCAGGGGACTGCCTGTTCGACAGGCCGCGCCTGGCTGGGCTCTCCTACCGGCAAGCGGCCGCCTGCGGCAACGGCGTGGTAGAGCGTGGCGAGCAGTGCGACTGCGGCTCCGAGACG GCATGCTTGAAGGATAAATGCTGTACTAAAACGTGTCGGTTTAAGCCAGGAGTGAAATGTTCCTCTGGACTGTGCTGTGATGGATGTCAG TTTAAAGCAAAGAACTCGCTGTGCCGCCCTCCCGCCGACGTGCAGTGCGATCTGGCCGAGTACTGTGATGGgtcctctgcctcctgcccccccgATCTCTACGTGCAGGATGGGCACGACTGCGAGCACGGCACCGGGTACTGCTACAAGGGACGCTGCCAGTCTGCTGACCTGCAGTGCCGGAGGCTCTACGGGACAG GTTCAAAAAGTGCTCCTGTGGCATGTTATGAGGAAGTCAATAGTCAGCGAGACAGATTTGGACACTGTGGGGTCCACTCCCGATACGGCTATAGGGCCTGCATGTGGAG GAATCTCAGATGTGGAAAGTTAATCTGCACGTATCCGTATAGCACTCCCTTTGCAACTGATGCTGCCGCTGTCCTTTACGTCCAAGTGCGAGAGCATTTATGTATATCTTTGGATTACTTGAATGTACCAGCGAGGCTGGATCCTCTTATGATTCCGCCAGGTACAAAGTGTGGCTCTGGAAAG GTGTGCATAAACAACACTTGCCACCCCCATTCCGTCCTCGGATCTGGCTGCAACAGCGAGGTGGAATGCCACGGCCACGGA GTGTGCACCAACCAGCGGCGCTGCCACTGCCACGCGGGCTGGAAGCCGCCCGACTGCAGCCGGAGGGGCTCCGCGCTGGGCGGCAGGGCCGACGGCGGCCCGGGGCCGGCGGAGCGCG GACCCCCGGCGCTGCGGGACGCGGCTCGGACCTGGCCGCTGCTCCCCGCCTGCCTCCTGCCGCCCGCGCTGGCCGTGgccgcgctgctgctgctgctccgccGGGAGGCGCGGGGGTGGCgcggggtgcggggggggcaaTAA